AAGTTGATAGATGAATCTCTGATGCCGTCATAATTCTTCAACACCACTTTTTTGAGATGAAGCTCAATACATTCAAGTGGGTCAAATGGGTCATACTTCCAGACATTCTTCNNNNNNNNNNNNNNNNNNNNNNNNNNNNNNNNNNNNNNNNNNNNNNNNNNNNNNNNNNNNNNNNNNNNNNNNNNNNNNNNNNNNNNNNNNNNNNNNNNNNNNNNNNNNNNNNNNNNNNNNNNNNNNNNNNNNNNNNNNNNNNNNNNNNNNNNNNNNNNNNNNNNNNNNNNNNNNNNNNNNNNNNNNNNNNNNNNNNNNNNNNNNNNNNNNNNNNNNNNNNNNNNNNNNNNNNNNNNNNNNNNNNACCAACAGGTTAGCAATACAAATAGTTGGCTAGATTGCACGTCGACCAAATGCTTATAGTGACATTTAAAGCAAGCAACTATGTTTTATACTCACAATGACATACAACCTCTCCAAGCAAGGGAAGCACTTGAGGAGGTTAACCACTGCGTCcagcttagggctggaagggctgAGAACCAAAACCCTCATGGTGTGCATTTTGGTTGTTAAATTGACAGCAATCATTTTCTGCAGAACAAAGTGCAAATATAAGAACAGTAGCATGCACATAAGAATGTCAAATGCAATTGATGAAAGCTGCTGCTACCTGAAAAACTGAGCTCCCAAGGTGGAATTCATATGTGTCTTCAGACAGCATACCCAACATCTCCAGTTTAGGTGCCGAGATTATCCGTATGCTCGCTGTGCCACCCTTTGGATTTAGTGGTAGTAATCTCTCAAGGCATGGGGCATCCTTGATGACTAACTCTTGCAAAAAGAGACCACCATCCCTTGAGTCAGCGCAAAAGCCTAAACTCTTAAGAGTTTGGGAGATGATGCAGAGGCGACCAGTGCCCATGTTTTCCTTCAGCTCAAGGCTTTCAAAGGCAGTGCAGCCAGAGAGCAAGCTGTGGAGAGGGTCCTCCGAGATGGTGACCTTTCGCAGGGTGAGTTGCTTGAGGCATGAAAACTTCAGGGACAGCTGCACAATTAAGTTGGGGAAATGGCAGCAGTGGAATTTGGCCACGCGGAGCGTGGATGAGAAGCGGTATGTGGACGATTGCAGCAGGTACAACTCCCCCAGGTAGCCATATGAGAACTCGGGGGTGAGCTCCAACTCCTCTAGGTTGTCCAGGGCAGCGGAACTAAGCCAGCCTTCGATCTTATCATAACAGTCTTCTACATAGATACTCCGGGTATAAGAACGAAGCCTGCCTTCGACGTAACAATCCTCGATTGAGaagcggcgtgcggggccacgatgCTCAGAGAGGATCTTTGGAACCAAGTTAATGTTCTTGTAGTCCACTACAAGGTTCAGAGGAGCAGAACGCCAGAGCGGACGCCACCGGCGGGAGATGATCTGTGTGCGGGCGCCTTCTTTGATGGGGAGAAGAGAGAGGATGCTGCCGAGGACGGCATCGGGGAGGCGGCTGATGTGATCGGCACTCCCCAAATCAAAATAGCTGATGAGATCAACGCTCCCCTCGTCAACGTCATCGCTGAGATCGACGCTTCCCCCATCAACATTATCAATGAGATCGACGATCCCCACATCAACATCATCTATGGGATCGACGCTCCTCCCATCAACATCATCGCTGAGATCGACGCTCCCCCCATCAACATCATTACTAAGATCGACACTCCCCGCATCAACATCATCGCAGCTGCCACTCCCCGGTGAATCTTGGTCGCAGATAAGGTGGAACTTAAGCTTCTTGGAAGCCTGCATTGCCGCCAtcgcagtggcggcggcggccgccgccacctcccctgTAGTCGCCGCCACAGCCGCTGCCTCCTTCGCATTTGACGCAGCAGCCGAAGCTGCCACCGCCGCCTCCTTCGCAGTCGCCGCTGCCTCCGACGCAGTCACAGccaccacctccgcctccttcGCAGCAGCCGATGCCGCAGCAGACGCGGCCAACGCCGCCTCcttagcagtcaccgcagcagctgaggccgccgccgcctccttagcAGTCACGGCCGCCACTGCCACCTCCTTCTCTGCCGCCGATGCCGCGGCAGACGCGGCCAGCGCCGCCTCCTTGGCCACCGCCACATCCAtttgttcccccaaaccctaggcgcatgggccctagggggaggcgcccagcccactaaggggatggtccctctccacacacagcccatagggccctccggggcaggtggaccctcccggtggacccccggaacccctccagtggtcccggtacaataccggtaacccccgaattattccggtgaccgtatgatgacgtcccatatataaatctttaccttcggaccattccggaactccttgtgacgtccgagatctcatccgggactccgaacaacattaggtaaccacgtatatctattccctataaccctagcgtcatcgaaccttaagtgtgtagaccctacgggctcgggagtcatgcagacatggccgagacaactctccggtcaataaccaacagtgggatctggatacccatgttggctcccacatgctccacgatgatctcatcggatgaaccacgatgtcaaggattcaatcaatcccgtatacaattccctttgtccattggtacgatacttgcccgagattcgatcgtcggtatcccgataccttgttcaatctcgttaccggcaagtctctttactcgtttcgtaacacatcatcccgtgattaactccttgatcacattgtacacattatgatgatgtcctatcgagtgggcccagagatacctctccgttacacggagtgacaaatcccagtctcgattcgtgccaatccaacagacactttcggagatacctatagtgaacctttatagccacccagttactttgtgacgtttggcacacccaaagcacttctacgttatccaggagttgcacaatctcatggtctaaggaagtgatacttgacattagaaaagctttagcaaacgaactacacgatcttgtgctaggattatgattgggtcttgtccatcacatcattctcctaatgatgtgatcccgttatcaacgacatccaatgtccatggttaggaaa
The sequence above is a segment of the Triticum dicoccoides isolate Atlit2015 ecotype Zavitan chromosome 1A, WEW_v2.0, whole genome shotgun sequence genome. Coding sequences within it:
- the LOC119354352 gene encoding putative F-box/FBD/LRR-repeat protein At5g44950 → MDVAVAKEAALAASAAASAAEKEVAVAAVTAKEAAAASAAAVTAKEAALAASAAASAAAKEAEVVAVTASEAAATAKEAAVAASAAASNAKEAAAVAATTGEVAAAAAATAMAAMQASKKLKFHLICDQDSPGSGSCDDVDAGSVDLSNDVDGGSVDLSDDVDGRSVDPIDDVDVGIVDLIDNVDGGSVDLSDDVDEGSVDLISYFDLGSADHISRLPDAVLGSILSLLPIKEGARTQIISRRWRPLWRSAPLNLVVDYKNINLVPKILSEHRGPARRFSIEDCYVEGRLRSYTRSIYVEDCYDKIEGWLSSAALDNLEELELTPEFSYGYLGELYLLQSSTYRFSSTLRVAKFHCCHFPNLIVQLSLKFSCLKQLTLRKVTISEDPLHSLLSGCTAFESLELKENMGTGRLCIISQTLKSLGFCADSRDGGLFLQELVIKDAPCLERLLPLNPKGGTASIRIISAPKLEMLGMLSEDTYEFHLGSSVFQKMIAVNLTTKMHTMRVLVLSPSSPKLDAVVNLLKCFPCLERLYVIVSIKHSCLL